The DNA region GGGAAACTTTTGCCAAGGGCTTGTGCATccccgggattagtcgggacactGTTCCttgacacccggtgccaataaaaaaaaaaaacaaaaaacaaaagagagagagcaacATACGAGTATTCTTTTCTTAAAGTAAATGATGGATTAAAGTACGGCATGTTTTCTTGTATCTTTCTTGGCATATTTGGTGTGATATAGGTGTGTTACAAGGGTTTGGAAATTAACTAGGTAAAGGATGTATTACACTTGCAGTCTTCCGGGTTCctcataaaaaatttcatgCTTGTTTAGTGTTGTCACGTTGGAAGTAGAAGTACTGCATATTCCATAAATTCTTTAGAAAGAGAAGTAGTGCATATCTATACTGTTATGCTCACTTTTCCTTCTGCACTCATGATTCTGCTGCAGATTTGGGTTCCCTCAAATCCTAGAGGTGCAGAAAGACTACCTCCAGGAATTGTTGAAGCTGAGTCAGATTTCTACCTGCGAAGATTGTGGGGTAAGCCCAGTGAGGTGTGTATTCTTCTGCAACTTATAGTAAATCATACAAGCATACATTCTGCTTGCCAGGTCTGCATGTGTGTCTGTGCCACGTGTATGTGTAATATGTTGTTTTCACTTTACTTAATATATAGGACTTCATATGAATTGACAGGTGATGTCTCAAACTTAAATACacatttatttaattccattctATAGTCTACCATTCTACTGGATTCTTTAGTAAAACTGAATATTAGAATAACATAGCcttgaagaaaaggaaaaaagaggaagaaaaaaaaaatccatggtGTTTGATTAAGATGGCATTTGCAGGACTTGACCAAAAAACCACAGTACCTTGTAACCTTCACTGTCGGGTATGATCAGAGGAATAATATTGATACAGCGGTGAagaaggtctctctctctctctctctctctctctctctcagagtatgattttctttcttttcccttatgTTTATGGCTAATATGTCATTCTCACAGTTTTCAGATAACTTTACGATCCTTCTATTTCACTATGATGGCCGAACAACTGAATGGGACGAGTTTGAGTGGTCAAAGCAAGCCATTCATATTAGCATTCGTAAGCAGACTAAATGGTAAGAAACTATTGTTAATTGTTCTAGTCGTAGACTTGCATGTGTACATGAATAACTAAATTTAGACATAAATAATACTCTATGCAACTAAGTTAGAATTCATCAAGATGTTATAACATAATAAGAAAATCTAAAAGAgcataaattgagaaaaaaaaatggactaGCTTGAGGAAAACTAAAAGAAtactaatttttaataaaagcaGCCGTTTTTCCATCTTATAATAATCTAACTTGATAGTTGATGACATGGCTTCATAGGAGTAAAGTTCTGtctcttaaaattatatagatatattgatGCATTGTTGATGTGACAATTTCTCATTGCTATGCTGATAAGCTAACACGTACTTAAATTACCCACAAAGTTGCTTACGCATACTTTATAGGTGGTTTCTCCAAATTATGCTTATAGCTTCTAAAATTCTTTGCAAGGTGGTATGCCAAGCGATTTCTGCATCCTGACATAGTGGCTCCATATGACTACATATTTATTTGGGATGAAGACCTGGGAGTTGAGCATTTTAATGCAGAAGAGtgagtttgaatttgaaatagCAATTCTATGATAACTTTGCTTCAGTCTACTCAATGATTTGTTTTGCccatttttcattcattttagatACATAAAGCTAGTTAGGAAGCATGGCTTGGAGATTTCGCAGCCTGGTTTGGAACCTAACAGAGGATTAACATGGCAGATGACAAAGAGAAGAGGTGACCGTGAAGTTCACAAGTAAGTTTGTTTTGGCCCTTGTATCAAAAGTCTGTTACTTCCTAACAATTAacaaacattaaaaattataattgaatGAAAGAACGTTTATATTGTTATTTCTTTCTACCAGAGAAACAGTGGAGAAACCTGGATGGTGCAGTAGCCCACATCTGCCTCCCTGTGCAGCGTATGAACTTGTTTTAGACTTGCTGATTATATGCCATGGTTCTTGGCTGTGCTCTTTTTTACCATGGAATTTAACAAGTTTCTCCTGATAAATGTAGGTTTGTTGAAATCATGGCCCCGGTATTTTCACGAGACGCATGGCGCTGTGTGTGGCATATGATTCAGGTATCCAAGATTGTtctaaactttttttatttcatataagtTGGTGGTCTCTGATTGTTTTCTTTGGGCATGAAGCATTAGATTAAAGTTGTGTTCCTTTGCGAATTGCAGAATGACTTGGTCCATGGTTGGGGTCTCGACTTTGCCCTTCGAAAATGTGTAGACGTGAGTAACCTGCCTCCATCCGCCACCCCCTTCCTGGCAACCATTTCTTCTTTGATTAATATTTCTAGGAGAGGTTGCAGATGCAATGCTTTATtataatgtgtgtgtgtgtgtgtgtgtgtgttcacTTTTTGGCTGTCAACCACATTCTTGTATGTGCAATAATCTTTCTATACCGATAAAAAGTAATCTTTCTCTACCTatcaaagaaataatattgtgatataatatatatgtatgcatattgTCTTTTTCTTGGAAACAGCCTGCCCATGAGAAGATTGGAGTTGTAGATTCACAATGGATTGTGCATCAAACTGTTCCCTCCCTTGGGAACCAGGTAAAAGGAAAACCATTGGCTATGTTTATATtctcatttttcatatataaattaagcaTTCAGGTATTAGAAACTAATTACTTCTCACTTTATGTTCATTTTGGCAGGGAGAATCAGAGAATGGGAAGGCGCCATGGCAAGGGGTATTTACAGCCTTTTCCTgctattattgttttttgtcCCTT from Carya illinoinensis cultivar Pawnee chromosome 6, C.illinoinensisPawnee_v1, whole genome shotgun sequence includes:
- the LOC122313471 gene encoding uncharacterized protein LOC122313471 isoform X2, coding for MRLIVTTFVGVVFGFFIGISFPTLSLTKVNLPSGLLPTIDVSYIRNKELGIRNAWSSLRSNNSSSAQAQKLNDSLKIWVPSNPRGAERLPPGIVEAESDFYLRRLWGKPSEDLTKKPQYLVTFTVGYDQRNNIDTAVKKFSDNFTILLFHYDGRTTEWDEFEWSKQAIHISIRKQTKWWYAKRFLHPDIVAPYDYIFIWDEDLGVEHFNAEEYIKLVRKHGLEISQPGLEPNRGLTWQMTKRRGDREVHKETVEKPGWCSSPHLPPCAAFVEIMAPVFSRDAWRCVWHMIQNDLVHGWGLDFALRKCVDPAHEKIGVVDSQWIVHQTVPSLGNQGESENGKAPWQGVRERCRKEWTMFQARMTTAEHAYFKAMGVDPSNSTAH
- the LOC122313471 gene encoding uncharacterized protein LOC122313471 isoform X1, giving the protein MRNLARSAVSRKPNENMRLIVTTFVGVVFGFFIGISFPTLSLTKVNLPSGLLPTIDVSYIRNKELGIRNAWSSLRSNNSSSAQAQKLNDSLKIWVPSNPRGAERLPPGIVEAESDFYLRRLWGKPSEDLTKKPQYLVTFTVGYDQRNNIDTAVKKFSDNFTILLFHYDGRTTEWDEFEWSKQAIHISIRKQTKWWYAKRFLHPDIVAPYDYIFIWDEDLGVEHFNAEEYIKLVRKHGLEISQPGLEPNRGLTWQMTKRRGDREVHKETVEKPGWCSSPHLPPCAAFVEIMAPVFSRDAWRCVWHMIQNDLVHGWGLDFALRKCVDPAHEKIGVVDSQWIVHQTVPSLGNQGESENGKAPWQGVRERCRKEWTMFQARMTTAEHAYFKAMGVDPSNSTAH